In the genome of Candidatus Kryptonium sp., the window GAGAAGTTCAAGCTTTTTAAATTTTGCGGATTTTTACCGGCAAAATAGTTGTTTTTTAAACACTTCATGTTTAAATTTAAATGAGTTAAAAAATAAAAAAATTAAGTTCGGAGGAAAAATGACAGTCAGAGTCGCAATCAATGGATTTGGAAGAATTGGACGACTTGTATTCAGAGCTGCAGTCCAGAATAATGTAGATGCTCTTGAGTTCGTCGCAATAAACGATATTACAGACACAAAAACTCTTGCGCACCTTTTAAAATATGACTCAATTCATCGTCGTTTTCCTGGAACCGTTGAGTATACCGATAGCGAGTTAATTGTGAATGGCAAAAAAATTAAGGTTCTCGCCGTTAAAGATCCAAGCCAATTGCCTTGGAAAGATTTGGGGGTTGATATTGTAATTGAATCAACAGGAGTTTTTACCAAGAAAGCTGATGCTGAAAAACACATTCAAGCTGGAGCGAAAAAAGTCATAATCACAGCACCTGCAGATGGAGTGGAGAAAACGATCGTCATTGGAGTAAATGATCACATTTTAACTCCTGATGATACGATCGTTTCAAACGCGTCCTGCACAACGAATTGCCTTGCTCCAATGGTTAAGGTTTTGCACGATAATTTCAAGGTTAGAAAAGGTTTAATGACGACGGTTCATGCTTATACAAATGATCAACGAGTTCTTGACCTACCACACAAAGATTTAAGAAGGGCAAGAGCAGCGGGGATGTCAATAATTCCGACGACAACAGGTGCTGCTAAATCAGTTGGCAAGGTTATTCCAGATTTAAATGGGAAACTTCATGGCTTTGCCCTTCGCGTGCCAGTTCCAGATGGCTCCGTTACCGATTTCGTAGCTGAACTTGATAGGGAAGTCACAGTTGAAGAAGTAAATAAAGCATTTAAAGAAGCAAGCGAGACATATTTGAAAGGAATTCTTGAATACACAGAAGATGAGATCGTTTCAAGCGATATAATTGGAAATCCGCACTCCTGTATTTTTGATGCTAAATCAACAATGGTCATGGGCGGAAATCTTGTTAAAGTCATCGGATGGTATGATAATGAGTGGGGTTATTCTGTCAGGGTCGTTGATCTTGCGTTGAAGATGGCTAGCATGATGAGAGATTAATTCTTTGTTCAAAGCCCACTCCCAGATTATCTTGGGAGTGGGTCGTGATTGTTTAAAATCCCATAAACTAAGGAGATTTGTAATGCTTTTCATTTTAATTTTTCTGATTGTAAGCTCCACATTTTCGCAGAACGCAAATGATGTGATCAATAAAGCAATTCAAGCTGTTGAAGCTAACGATAAAAAAATTGAAACTCTTTCCGGTGAATTTAAACTTAAGGTTTTGATGAATTACGACATGACCGTGAGAAAAGGAAATTATGAATTTTTGTATGATGTTAAGTTTGAGAATGGCGAAATAAAGGAAAGGAAATTGGTATCAATTCCTGAAAAAGCTGATTCGCAGAGCATAGCCGTTGCGAAACGAATTGAGCGAGTAAGGCAAGGTGAAAATTTGAAAATCAAAAATCTCGTCTTCCCATTCATCA includes:
- the gap gene encoding type I glyceraldehyde-3-phosphate dehydrogenase, translating into MTVRVAINGFGRIGRLVFRAAVQNNVDALEFVAINDITDTKTLAHLLKYDSIHRRFPGTVEYTDSELIVNGKKIKVLAVKDPSQLPWKDLGVDIVIESTGVFTKKADAEKHIQAGAKKVIITAPADGVEKTIVIGVNDHILTPDDTIVSNASCTTNCLAPMVKVLHDNFKVRKGLMTTVHAYTNDQRVLDLPHKDLRRARAAGMSIIPTTTGAAKSVGKVIPDLNGKLHGFALRVPVPDGSVTDFVAELDREVTVEEVNKAFKEASETYLKGILEYTEDEIVSSDIIGNPHSCIFDAKSTMVMGGNLVKVIGWYDNEWGYSVRVVDLALKMASMMRD